One segment of Mycolicibacterium sp. YH-1 DNA contains the following:
- the gyrB gene encoding DNA topoisomerase (ATP-hydrolyzing) subunit B, with product MAAQKNSPANEYGAESITILEGLEAVRKRPGMYIGSTGERGLHHLVWEVVDNAIDEAMAGYATRVDVKILGDGSVQVTDDGRGIPVAMHATGVPTVDVVMTQLHAGGKFGGENSGYNVSGGLHGVGVSVVNALSTRLEATILRDGSEWFQYYDRSVPGTLKQGGPTKKTGTTIRFWADPEIFETTEYDFETVARRLQEMAFLNKGLTIDLVDERVTVDQVVDEVVSDTAEAPKTADQVEAEAKGPHKVKHRTFHYPGGLVDYVKHINRTKTPIQQSIIAFDGKGPGHEVEIAMQWNAGYSESVHTFANTINTHEGGTHEEGFRSALTTVVNKYAKDKKLLKEKDANLTGDDIREGLAAVISVKVSDPQFEGQTKTKLGNTEVKSFVQKICNEQLTHWFEANPAEAKTVVNKAVSSAQARLAARKARELVRRKSATDIGGLPGKLADCRSTDPRLSEVYVVEGDSAGGSAKSGRDSMYQAILPLRGKIINVEKARIDRVLKNTEVQAIITALGTGIHDEFDITKLRYHKIVLMADADVDGQHISTLLLTLLFRFMKPLIENGHVFLAQPPLYKLKWQRSEPEFAYSDRERDGLLEAGRAAGRRINTEDGIQRYKGLGEMDAKELWETTMDPSARVLRRITLDDAASADELFSILMGEDVEARRSFITRNARDVRFLDV from the coding sequence GTGGCTGCCCAGAAGAACAGTCCTGCGAACGAGTACGGCGCCGAATCGATCACCATTCTCGAGGGTCTCGAGGCCGTCCGGAAGCGTCCGGGCATGTACATCGGGTCCACTGGTGAGCGTGGTCTGCACCACCTGGTGTGGGAGGTCGTCGACAACGCGATCGACGAGGCGATGGCCGGCTACGCCACCAGGGTCGACGTCAAGATCCTCGGCGACGGCAGCGTCCAGGTCACCGACGACGGCCGCGGTATTCCCGTGGCGATGCACGCAACAGGTGTTCCCACGGTCGATGTCGTCATGACGCAGCTGCACGCCGGCGGCAAGTTCGGCGGCGAGAACAGCGGTTACAACGTCAGTGGTGGGCTCCACGGCGTGGGTGTGTCGGTGGTCAACGCGCTGTCCACCCGGCTCGAGGCCACGATTCTGCGGGACGGCTCGGAGTGGTTCCAGTATTACGACCGCTCAGTTCCCGGCACGCTCAAACAGGGTGGGCCGACGAAGAAGACCGGCACTACCATCAGATTCTGGGCCGACCCGGAGATCTTCGAGACCACCGAGTACGACTTCGAGACCGTCGCGCGTCGTCTCCAGGAGATGGCCTTCCTCAACAAGGGCCTCACCATCGATCTGGTCGATGAGCGCGTGACCGTCGATCAGGTGGTGGACGAGGTCGTCAGCGACACCGCCGAGGCGCCCAAGACCGCGGACCAGGTTGAGGCGGAGGCCAAGGGCCCGCACAAGGTCAAGCACCGCACCTTCCACTACCCCGGCGGCCTGGTCGACTACGTCAAGCACATCAACCGCACCAAGACCCCAATTCAGCAGAGCATCATCGCCTTCGACGGCAAGGGTCCCGGCCACGAGGTCGAGATCGCGATGCAGTGGAACGCCGGCTATTCGGAGTCGGTGCACACGTTCGCCAACACCATCAACACGCATGAGGGCGGCACCCACGAGGAGGGCTTCCGTAGTGCGCTGACCACGGTGGTGAACAAGTACGCCAAGGACAAGAAGCTGCTGAAGGAGAAGGACGCCAACCTCACGGGTGACGACATCCGCGAGGGTCTTGCCGCGGTCATCTCCGTCAAGGTCAGCGATCCGCAGTTCGAGGGTCAGACCAAGACCAAGCTCGGCAACACCGAGGTCAAGTCGTTCGTGCAGAAGATCTGTAACGAGCAGCTGACGCACTGGTTTGAGGCGAACCCGGCGGAGGCGAAGACCGTTGTGAACAAGGCGGTTTCGTCGGCACAGGCCCGGCTCGCCGCGCGCAAGGCGCGAGAGTTGGTGCGCCGCAAGAGCGCTACCGATATCGGCGGGTTGCCAGGCAAGCTCGCGGACTGCCGTTCCACCGATCCGCGGCTGTCGGAAGTCTATGTGGTGGAGGGCGACTCGGCCGGTGGCTCGGCGAAGAGCGGCCGCGACTCGATGTATCAGGCGATCCTGCCCCTGCGCGGCAAGATCATCAACGTCGAGAAGGCACGCATCGACCGCGTGCTGAAGAACACCGAAGTCCAGGCGATCATCACAGCGCTCGGTACCGGCATTCACGATGAGTTTGACATCACAAAACTGCGGTATCACAAGATCGTGCTGATGGCCGACGCCGACGTCGACGGCCAGCACATCTCCACGCTGCTGCTGACGTTGTTGTTCCGATTTATGAAGCCGCTCATCGAGAATGGGCACGTCTTCCTCGCACAGCCGCCGCTGTACAAGCTCAAGTGGCAGCGCAGTGAGCCCGAGTTCGCCTACTCCGATCGTGAGCGGGACGGACTGCTCGAGGCCGGTCGGGCCGCCGGTCGGAGGATCAACACCGAGGACGGGATCCAGCGCTACAAGGGTCTCGGCGAGATGGACGCGAAGGAATTGTGGGAGACCACAATGGATCCCAGTGCCCGCGTCCTGCGTCGGATCACGCTCGACGACGCCGCATCGGCCGACGAGCTCTTCTCAATCCTCATGGGCGAGGACGTGGAAGCCCGCCGCAGCTTCATCACCCGGAACGCGAGAGATGTTCGCTTCCTCGACGTGTGA
- a CDS encoding DUF721 family protein, translated as MTDEPGGPPEHLAHLAGMDLVRRTLEEARGAARSQGKDVGRGGNSPAKKIAGGNRGRRRTWSGPGPDARDPQTLGAATMDLARRRGWTPKVSEGAVFGKWSEVVGEQIAEHATPSVLREGVLTVVAESTAWATQLRMVQAQLLAKIAAAVGDGVVKSLKIVGPTAPNWRKGKLHIAGRGPRDTYG; from the coding sequence ATGACTGACGAGCCTGGAGGCCCACCGGAGCACCTCGCGCACCTCGCGGGGATGGATCTGGTGCGCCGGACGTTGGAGGAGGCACGCGGCGCCGCGCGCAGTCAGGGGAAGGATGTCGGCAGGGGGGGTAACTCCCCCGCCAAGAAGATCGCCGGCGGTAACCGGGGTCGGCGCAGAACGTGGTCGGGGCCAGGTCCCGATGCTCGAGATCCCCAGACGTTGGGCGCGGCGACCATGGACCTCGCCCGCCGCCGCGGCTGGACCCCCAAAGTCTCCGAGGGTGCGGTGTTTGGGAAGTGGTCCGAGGTGGTCGGGGAACAGATCGCCGAACACGCGACCCCATCGGTCCTGCGTGAGGGCGTCTTGACGGTGGTGGCGGAGTCGACCGCGTGGGCCACCCAACTGCGAATGGTGCAGGCCCAACTCCTGGCCAAGATCGCCGCGGCCGTCGGTGACGGCGTCGTAAAGTCGTTGAAGATCGTGGGTCCGACCGCGCCGAACTGGCGCAAGGGCAAGTTGCACATCGCCGGACGCGGGCCGCGCGACACCTATGGCTGA